The segment GGGACGGTGCAGCGGTAGCAGGACAGCTCCGCTCCACCTGTGGCGGCGGTCAGCTGGACTTCATTGACCAGGGGGATGCTGACTGTCGTGGCATCGCGGGGGGGGACGGGACTGTCGTTGTTGTTGGACTTCTCGGGGGTCGCTGGTGTTCTCATGGCGTCCTTATTGGCTTCTTCTGGCATTGCAGGATCAAGGAGCCTTCTGCTAACCAACCACAGATGGTTCCTCTAGTTGGccttttgtctctttgtcttgCTAGGGCCTCCCGGTCTGTGCAAAGAAAGAACATATTCATTAGAGGGCATGCTTGTGGTTTTAGACCTGgtccctgtttttaaaaatgttagagTCTAAATGACTAACTCCTCAAAGTACGTGCTCCCGAACAttgcttcagcctgcagctctgaatcaggctgtaatggctgcaattAAATCCTTGGGGGCAAAGTTCCTCATCAAAGTATGTCAACTAAAGGTTCTGGTTTTTGCatctaatggccaaattccaccagatccgtgtccggtcagtCTCCAATCAGTCACGGCACcgggatctgataggtttctattctagtcaatgtgttaacttccactggatccgctccagtGCGGtccagctgcatctctgattcGGCACACAAGAACGGTGTGAAAtcctcagaggttttcagaggaccagaaagacaacatggaggaggagaggaggaggaggagaatccttgattcagtgattactgcaggaaaacctcggtcacatgactccagctatccagctctgtgctgcgttttgaaaacacaaccagtgggtgaAGTCCCGTTGATCTCTACACAAACAAAAcctttcccccccaaaaaagtaaGATGCTCTTTAGACAATCTGGAGCAGCTGTAACACCCCCCTCTTTTAGATCCCCAGACTCCATTAATAAAACAACTATCAACAATACAAACCAACCAACTGGCTGAAGCAGGAGTAgaccagcagctccagcagctgtttcttttaaaaacacaaagcctGATTCACTTTAACATAAAGGTCTTTCTTTGTGTCCAAGTGTCTGAGAACATTACACATCAACCTTTAGAGAGATTAACGTTTACGCCAAAGAGTAAGAtcctttttctgtattttcacCCTGCAGGACACGGGAGCTGCTAGTCTGCCTCTGCATTGGCCTGTTGGTGTATCTTTAATGTTTGTGACTTTGGTATCCTTTAAGAGGGTTAGCTTGAATCCAACACAATAAAATAGATATTTACATCAGTTGAGGCAGCAGTAGATCAGCAACTCCTGTTCTCTGGGATGTAAAATTGAAGATTTTATGAATAGGGTCTGGTGGGTTTGAAGAAAACGATCTATTGCTTTGAGAACGTGTCTGATAAAAGATATAGGTTTTACCCCATAGAACAGGAGTTGCTGGACTACTGCATCCGGGATCAGTTTGTTTATGTCATTGTGTATCTTTTGGATCTTTttagactttaaaatgaataagaGGTAGACCACCAACTCCTGTTCTCTGGGATgtaaaactgcagattttatGGATAGGGTCTGGTTGGTTTGAAGAAAACGATCTATCTCTGGGAGAACGTGTCTGATAAAACATTGAGGTTTTACCCCAGATAgcaggagttgctggtctaccgCACCATGGAtcaggttgtttgtttgtttatgtcatTGTGAATCTTTTGGATCTTATTAGACTTCAAAATGAATAAGAGGTAGACCACCAACTCTTGTTCTCTAGGATGTAAAATTGAAGATTTTATGGATAGGGTCTGGTGGGCTTGAAAAAAACAATCTATCTCTGGGAGAACGTGTCTGATAAAAGATAGAGGTTTTACCCCATAGAGCAGGACTTGCTGGTCTACCGCACCCTggatcagtttgtttgtttgtttatgtcatTGTGTATCTTTTGGATCTTTGTTCATAATGAATAAGCTTGAACCAAGGCAGAGGTAGACCACCAACTCCTGTTCTCTGGGATGTAAAATTGCTATTTTTATGGATAGGGTTTGGTGGGTTTGAAGAAAACACTCTATTGCTTTGAGAAAGTGTCTGATAAAAGATAGAGGTTTTACCCCATAGAgcaggagttgctggtctacagGACCCTGGATCATTTGTTTATTCATGTCATTGCGTATATTTTGGATCTTATTTGACTTTATAATGAATAAGCTTGAACCAAGGCAgaggtagaccagcaactcctgtTCTCTGCCATGTAAAATGACCATCTCCAGTATGTCATTGTAGTTTCTGGTTTCTGAAAGCACCTTCAGCTTTAACAAAAGGGTCTGTGTCTGTGGGGGTCTGTCCTGtgatgttgtcagacacttcaAACAACAATCTGAGCGTGTCAGTGACAGAAACAAGGACTCTGATTAGACTTTAGATTATGTTCCAGCCATCACAACCTGTTAGATTTtgaaatatgtgaaaataaGCCCAAGTACAAAAATCAAAAACTGCCATTAAAGATTCAGACAAATGGAGGCAGGGATGAGTTAAACTCTTTGCTCACAGCCTGACTCAGCTCCCCCCAGGAGAGAAACAACTGACCCTGCAGATGCTTTTTGTTACAGTTCAACACCACATTTCACAATTCCAACAACACTCCCCGAGCACCACGCCACGCTGCTTTAAAGTAACCTCTCTTTGCACAACCCCAGCCGCCTCCTGACCCAGTCAAGAGGAGCCGTCTGAATGACGCAGGAGCGCTGGGCCCAGCACGAGCTGAGACATTCCCTGGAGAGCGCAGGATATGACATTACAAACTGCTCCGTGAAACGCGAGGAGCCTCGAAATCACCGGCAATTTCACAAGCACGCATTCCTCCGTCACGTCTGCTGCGCGGAGAGCTGGGATTCAGAGTCAGAGTACAAAAACAAAGTACTTTCAATCACTGTCAGGAGGGTTGGATATACTTCATTATCAACTCAAGTTCTGATGTTCCTCTGTAACTTGGAAAGGAGCTTGGAGTTTTCTCCACCTTTAAGTGAAACACATTCCTTTTACTTCAAGggcacttcttgtttttgttctgcatttccaaacTTAGGTTTTTAATCCTGGTTGAATGGAAAAAGTTCTTCTTTACTAGTTTGTTTGAGTCTTTTCAGAACATGTCATGTGAGTTAGCTGCTGTTCTGCGTGTCGAGAGGATTGCAGTCGGTCTCTTTAGGTTCTGATCTCTTTGTGGAGTAACACAAGCAGTTTGaattcaccttttttttgtgttatatATGAAGTTTTATTGACAAAACACATTCTCAAAGGCACAATATGGAGATAAAACAGAAGAGCTAAGTTTGTTATCCCCTAATTTAAACTTCCATGTTAGGACCAAGGACTTGAAGACAAAGAAAATGACATATCCCTCCTTTCTTGTCATGtttataacatttttttcttctgagatcaaagtcagacttctgactttaacattttgattgtcacatttaaagaaaatccTGTCATTCCTGTGGTAGCCCTTGAATTAAAGTCTTGTGCCCGTGTTTCTAAGTGGGCTTGAAGAAGCTGGTTTGAAAGATACCTCTGATAATTCAAGatttcacacatgtaaagtaaattgtttcactgcttgctaatattgattttgtttctttagttaaactctttcttcttttctacttgtatgctttttttttttgtatttttactttaacatgttccaaataaagtcatcaaatcaaatcacagatacttttgtttaaatgtgtgtgaccAAACTTTAGAAATAAGTTAGTTTGCATTGGaacatttcaagaaaaaaaagatatataattCAAACCATTGATAAAGATTACTGTCTTAAGCTTGTACGGTCCACACACTACAAATACAATGATTTCTGCTGTCCTGAAGAAGCACTTTGAGGACCACTATACACTTTTCATGTTATAATGAGgtcttatttcatgtttttaagtgagagaagaagaaatattgCAAATTAAGAGAGAGGAAACCTCACTGGAGAAAGCTTTTGTACTGTTGGAAAACAACTTTTAAGTTTTAGTGGTCCAGAAATTCAGTTTTGTAGTTTAACATTTGAAgaaaatgaattatttgtgGCTTtgtaatttacttttaattatgttattttttcgCACTACAAATAATAAAGGATATTTTTGTTCATAACCAAActtctgatttttttgttgttgcttgcAGTAACTTTAAAAGAAGCATGAATGAAGTGTgtaaaattgtttttgttttggctcTGACAGCCCACATGACAGCCATTATCACCAAGTGTTTTATgttagtttttagtatttttttgaCAGCTgaaaatgttataaatatattataaaaaatCAATCAACAACACCTGCAAACGAATTAAAATCCCCCCATGTAAAGTGACTTTATAAGAAGCCGGTTGAGGTGCATTTGGTTCCCCTTCCAGTCAAACTGTGTCTGGTTCCTCAGAGTTATTTTTCCATGTTCCTCTAACAGACCAGAGAAGTTCTTTACCTCACAGCTGAAGTTCTCCATGTCGCTCCTCTGCAGCAGGGAAACTTCTCTCACACTTCAACTTTCAGTCAGACTCATTTAACCAAACGtggaagttgttgttgttttcttcttctcctcctcctcctcggacaaacaaacagagtctCTGAGCCGGGCTGGAACCTGACTCCCTCCGCTCAGTCCTCTGGTTCAGGGTTGCAGGTCGGACTGCCATCCCCATTGAGAGCAAGTATTTCAAGTATCGATGACTGCAGTGTCAAGTTAGAAATAATAAGGATAGATTCTATTTCCGGAGGAGCCTTGGAAAATAAAGCTACAAGAGTTTATTATGATTAaattgaagtttttattttccattattcaaataaaagttGAAGGAAAATTTTCGGATTGTATAGAGATGAGTTAAGCTTAATATAatattatgttttatatatattgatatgttGTATTATAGTAATGtgtaaaattaaatgtaaacaagGTCAGTGTACTGTAATTATCTTACATTATATTAAATTGAAGTATACATAAGTTCATAACAGCTAATCTTAGTAACCTTAAAagcattatttatttgtatttttttctatattatattatatcataatatcttattttatattatataaaatcaaatcgaattaaattaaattaaatcaaattaaaccatattatattatattacattatattatattatataaaatcatatcaaatcgaaattaattaaaataatctaaatttaattaaatttaatgaaatcaaatgaaatcaaattacactatattatattatattatattatattatataaaatcatattaaatcgaaattaattaaaataaatttaatttaattaaatgtaatgaaattaaatgaaataaaattacaccatattatattatgttatattatattatatcatgtcaaattatattatattattttgttttttttaactccctTGAATTggtgttttacatgtttttgcATTACCAAATTTCGAGCATAGTGCAGGAAATTTAAGAGTTTTTTTTGAAAcatcaatgcattaaaaaaaattagacaTCTAAATAAAGCAATagattaaagaataaaaatatatctttatccatttatgtttgtatttttgtaagtttatttattctaaaggaaaaggaaatacaataatttaatcCCAAccaaaagtcaaaacaaaaaagaaaaataattaaataaaaacagataactaTTAGGATAAATTGAATATTGTATAATGTGTAATGTGTCAAAAGTTGATAAATTAATATTGTTATAGAAGTGGTAAAAAGTTCAATAATAAATGTGATTGAAATCTGAATCTTCCTGTATcctttaatcttttattttgaaagtcctGACCGGAAACATGTGCTCTAACTCTCGGGCTCGTGACAGATTGTTGTCAGGGACTCGGGGAAGCCTTCATCATGTCGCTGCAGTTTACAGATGAGGAGTTTCAGAGCGCTTGGAGGGAGCTGGATGAGCCGCAGCTGGAGGGAGGATGGGAGCTTTTCACCGAGACGATGGGAGTGAAAATATACCGACTTTACGACAAGGTActaaaaaagaagaatttaaAACACACCTCTGCTAATGAAACCAAAACCAGGGACTCCCTCTATGAATGGATCCGTCCATGTAGGTCTGGGGTTCCTCTGCGGAGCCTCAGTTTCACCAGCATCATCACCATTCAACACTCATTCAATATatgatgttgtattttatttatagtggTGTATTTATTCCTTATTCTCAACATGGGGAAACATATCAGCAGTGGCCTCCTAGTGGCCAACATGAGAAATACCCGGAAACTGTCAATCAAACCAAACTGTATTTGCATATCTGTCAACTTAATTggtcttctctctgtgtgcgtATTTACAGCTTCTCAAAACTGACTGAACACGTTTATGAAATCAGGAGAATCCAGTCTTTAATTCGGCATGTGTCTGACACATTAAGATGATAGCTTTTAATTCATTCTGACacagaaagctgaggaaaggtgAAATAAGCTGCAAAATTAAATGTACTTTGAGTCGCTcagcgtgagagagagagagggtcaattatttgttgtttttctgaaaagagatcaatcaatcaattaagctttatttatgtagaacctttcatacaaatcaaatgcaattcaaagtgctttacagaggtggggaaaaaaatctgaatcagagttagaaatattatatatatatattagaaatattttttatcaaaagtaaaaaaataatagaagaaggaataaaataagctATAAATacgaatacaataaaataaagatacagtaaaatagaatataataaaaaaagattaaataaaataaagataagataatataaaatagaatctaatagaatcaattaaaaaaagttaagataaaataaaatagaatcaattaaaataaagttaagataaaataaaacagaatcaaatggaatagaataaaataaagttaagataaaataaaatagaatcaaatagaataaaataaaataatgttaagataaaataaaatagaatcaaatagaatagaataaaataaagttaagataaaataaaatagaatcaaataaaataaagataagataaaatcaaatagaatcaaatagAATCAATTACAATAAAGTTAAGATAAAatcaaatagaatcaaatagaatagaataaaataaagataagataaaatcaaatagaatcaaatagaaacaaataaaataaagttaagataaaatcaaatagaatcaaatagaatcaaataaaataaagataagataaaataaaatagaataaaataaagtatatacagaagcgcagatTAGTTAGAGCTGGCAAAaagataatacatttaaaaaatctgatatataatgactaaacataaagcagaaatggatttagaagtagagTTAAATGCACACCAATTGcaatataatacatataaataaacaataaagggAAATGgtaagaaataagtaaataaaacaaaataaaaaggtaaagataaaGGTCCATGATAGATTAAAGCGCTGAAATAGcaataaaaaatagtaatagGATAATAAAAAagcctacataaaagccagacttaGTGTCTTTAatggacttttaaaagtctcaatatctccagtTCCTCCAAAGTATGATTCAAAAATGAAATTTAATTCAACTTCAGCATTTTTTCCTGTACTGTTGACATCATCTTGTGCCTTGTATAGGCCTAAATGATTTTACTTTTGAAGCAGGATCAAATGTTACTGAGTCATGCAAAAAATCTTGTCATATTTAGCTTCAAACCTCTTCATAATTTAAATAGACACTGcctaaataaacaaaacaaggcAACCTTAAATGATTACTTTTTTGAATGGAGTTTGGTTTGACTTTCATTTCCCTCAGGTATCCATGCATTACTCTCCAAAACCAGTCCCTGTGAGTTCAGCTTGTGAGGTTGTATCATGTATTAGTGTGAGAAAATCATCCTCTGACCTGTTCTCATACGTTTGAATCAAATCCAACACCCTTCCTCACTCGCTGCAGTGAGAAAGGGAGGGTGTTACTCCGGCTGGCTCTAATCACAGTTGTGTGGTTTGGGATTAGTAACATGCTGTGGGTGTGGTATGTTGGCTTGCATTTGAAACAGGGAAACTTTCATGTTCTGTTTTCAGGAAACAAGACTTTACGAGTACAAAGTCTTTGGCGTGCTCGCCGACTGCTCTGCAGAGCTGTGTGCAGATGTCTACATGGATTTGATGTATCGGAAAAAATGGGATGGGTATGTGAAAGGTAAGAGAGGACACCAGAGATTAAAACCAACACTGTCATAAACCATTGCATCCCTCTGTCCTTAATCTTCCCTACTTCATAATTGAATATTATCATGGATTAAGCATCTATTTATTCTCCTTTGCATCCTTTGAAACACTGAAGTAACCTTTTTCCATCTTTCATTCCTGTCTGTACGCACCTCTACAGTAGCCTAAAGGTAACACATTGTTGTCCCAGTCTGTAGTTATTAACTGTGTTATAGCACCCTGGTCCATCTGGAGCCACTTGTACCagttattattttacatgttgTATTATTTTAGATATTACAGGTAGTCTTTGGAGTAGCTCTGAGTCTGTTTTTGGTGTAGTCTTGTCGTCCATGTTGGTTGCAGAATCTGTATTAGTTTGCAGTGAGGAACATCCATACAAAGAGAGATGCTAGCAGCTAGTTGTAGAAACTGTTCATGAATTCAAAGTTAAGTTAGTTTTGATTGAAGTGTTTAGTAAAGGGAGATTAATGCGTTCATGAATTAGAACAGTTCACACGACATAAACTGCTGCCTGTGTGAGCAGCATTGGTGACTAACTTGATACATGCTCTTTAATAATgatgcataatttgatttaaaattaaattgacTCAGAAACCACAATATATATTTCAATTTATGCAGACATAATAAAACAATGCAGTCAGaatatttgaatttaaatttggaaactttagattttttaatttatgcaaGCTCAAGAGGTTTTagaatcaattaatcaattaactagactttatttgtaaggaacttttcatacaatgatattgtaactcaaagtgctgtacataaaaatactaaaaaattatataaattaaaaatacaaaaaaattggatacattaaaaatactaaaataattgataaattaaaaaaacttaaaaaatggataaattaaaaatacttaaataatttgataaattaaaaatactaaaaaattggttaaattaaaaatactaaaaaatttgatacattaaaaatactaaagaattggataaattaaaaatactaaaaaatggataaattaaaaatactaaaaaatggataaattaaaaatactaaaaaattcataaattaaaaatactaaaaaattgGATAAattgaaaatactaaaaaatggataaattaaaaatactaaaaaatttGATAAattgaaaatactaaaaaattGGATGAATTAGAAATACTAAGAAATtggataaattaaaaatactaaaaaaaaatggataaattaaaaatacaaaaaaattggATACATTCAAATTACTAAATAATTggataaattaaaaacactaaaaaattggataaattaaaaatgctaaaaaattggataaattaaaaatacaaaaaaattggatacattaaaaatacttaaaaattggataaattaaaaatactaaaaaattgGATACATTACAAATACTAACAAATGGATaaattgaaaatacaaaaaaatttgatacataaaaaatactaaaaaatggATAAattgaaaatactaaaaatgGATAAattgaaaatactaaaaaattggatacattaaaaatactaaaaaatggataaattaaaaatactaaaaaattggataaattaaaaatactaaaaaattgAAACCCCAGCTTGACCCAGAACCCACCCCACTATCCACatgtaaggttaagaacatgctAGGGGaggaggcagatgtgtgtctaacatgagtctggtcctgctcaaggtttctgcctgttaaaggaagtttgtccttgtcgctgtgactagctaaatactgcaaggtgcaatgctcatggtctAGAcatgctatgtttgtaaaagagtcttgagataatgaactgaggaaatgctctcatgatatcttaatgaggaaacacagggggtaaaataagatgttcaaactcaacacaggaaattaaaatcacaaacataaaatgaatgaataagctATTAAAACACTATGGATGATCCTGAAATTTAAATTCACACAAGGCTAGagataagaaaacactcaggagACAACTGAGCATAATTTATTGAACACAGCTAAACAAGTGTGTTCTGTAGACATCTGCAGGCCGGTCATGATTTaatgttcttctcttttattcagAGCTCTATGAGAAGGACTTTGGTGGACAGAATGCGATCTACTGGGAAGTCAGTTACCCATTCCCTCTGTCCAACAGAGATGTATCCTTCGTTGTGTTATCGCTTATAGAGGTGAAATGAGGCTGTAATGAAGAGCACTGTTTTCCCCCTGAGTGTTGTTTCCCCCCTAACTGCTCAACTCTCAGTACGTGTACATGAGGGAGCGCAGAGACCTGGAAGTGGACGGCAGGAAGATCTGGGTGATCCTGGCCAGAAGTTCTCCAGAGACGGCGtgtgaggagaagaaaggaatCCTGCGGGTGAAAGACTACAAGCAGAGCGTCGCCCTGGAGAGCGATGGAGCCTGTGGAACGAGAGGTAACacctgaaggaggaggatgatgataaATCTGCcactttatgaatgaatatcAATGGATGATTGTTGCAGACACTGTAATGATTAAAAAGattaatgaaaatgttaaattaataatcAAGCAAGGAGTTTATTCTGGaatttttgggacttttggataatttatccagaaaatatagaaaacagttCCAAAGACATTTTGTCATTTCATGTCACTAAATTTCTTTGACTGCATATAGtgatacaattattttaaaaagtaatattgGGACATTAGTTTTAATATTTTCcctgaattattattataaatcatGACAGTGCAAATTTtgctcaaaaatgtaacataataAAGTTGATTTTTAAAAGAGCTTTTAGTTAAACATTACATAAGAAAATTCTTGTAGATTTAAATATCTAGAAATTTTTGTAGACCTCTTcttgtgaaaacaaaaacagaatataTTAATatctgaatcaatcaatcaatctttatttatgtagtgcCAGATCACAAcgaacgttctcctcagactctctccaaactgagcaggtctagaccatactctatgttctactattaacaaagacccaacatcaagaccggatcagatccagtcccatcttccagacaggactgttagacacacatctgctgagaccgagttggagagagggatagagggagatgatagtggtgagacggattgCAAGACTTTGAaccacaaggacaaacttcctttaacaggcagaaacctcgagcaggaccagactcatgttagacacacatctgctgagaccgtgttggagagaggaatagagggagataaagagagaaaggaagtgtGTCCTTGTGGTTCAAAGTCTTGctgtctgtctcatcactatcatctaacaggcagaaacctccagcaggaccagactcatgttagacacacatctgctgagaccgagttggagagagggatagagggagatgatagtggtgggaCAGATTGCAAGACTTTGAaccacaaggacaaacttcctttgacaggcagaaacctccagcaggaccagactcatgttagacacacatctgctgagaaggagttggagagagggatagagggagatgatagtggtgagacggattgCAAGACTTTGAaccacaaggacaaacttcctttaacaggcagaaacctcgagcaggaccagacgcatgttagacacacatctgctgagaccgagttggagagagggatagagggagaggaagagagaaaggaagtgtGTCCTTGTGGTTCAAAGTCTTGctgtctgtctcatcactatcatctaacaggcagaaacctccagcaggaccagactcatgttagacacacatctgctgagaaggagttggagagagggatagagggagatgatagtggtgagacggattgCAAGACTTTGAaccacaaggacaaacttcctttaacaggcagaaacctcgagcaggaccagactttagcaatgattacatatgttttccatgctaataaagccctttgaattgaattgaattgaattgaattgtgtgtgagagagagagagagagagagagggatgatagtgatGGATTCTGCAATGGCCCAAATTTTCACCCCATAATGCCAAACACTGTCATCATAGTGTGCTAAATTGTCCATTCACTGTTTCTCTTTGCAAAATAGAGATGTCAGACTATCCTGAGATTTTCTAGAAGTCATTCATTCAAGTAGTCATATGTGAAAAGGGCTTAAGGCCATTAGCAATTGGAtgtaaaacacaggaaacaggaTACAAAGGGATGGATAAATAACATCTTACCACACTGCTCTTATATTAATACtgaatgtttgctttgtttcagtgtttctgaatTACTTTGACAACCCTGGAGGAATGATCCCTACCTGGTTGGTGAACTGGGCAGCTAAGGTAAGTCCATGCA is part of the Notolabrus celidotus isolate fNotCel1 chromosome 20, fNotCel1.pri, whole genome shotgun sequence genome and harbors:
- the pctp gene encoding phosphatidylcholine transfer protein, which gives rise to MSLQFTDEEFQSAWRELDEPQLEGGWELFTETMGVKIYRLYDKETRLYEYKVFGVLADCSAELCADVYMDLMYRKKWDGYVKELYEKDFGGQNAIYWEVSYPFPLSNRDYVYMRERRDLEVDGRKIWVILARSSPETACEEKKGILRVKDYKQSVALESDGACGTRVFLNYFDNPGGMIPTWLVNWAAKTGVPSFLTNMQKACSDYSKYCQEK